In a single window of the Verrucomicrobiota bacterium genome:
- a CDS encoding GNAT family N-acetyltransferase, producing MTIIETERLLLREFETADIDSLAYIFADAEVMKFSRGIKSREETRAWLAKCSNNYSSFGFGLWAVVEKSGQEVIGYCGLSCFPDICGQKEVEVGYRLARSRWGFGFATEAALAVREYGFNVVGLERLIALVDPDNTASIRVARKIGMEFEKEAFLEGYDYPDHVYSIEKQPGDKERNRVIASRGE from the coding sequence ATGACAATAATCGAAACAGAACGATTATTGCTTCGGGAGTTTGAGACCGCCGATATCGATTCATTGGCGTATATCTTCGCAGATGCCGAAGTCATGAAGTTTAGTCGTGGGATTAAATCGCGAGAAGAGACCCGGGCTTGGCTGGCAAAGTGCAGCAATAATTATTCAAGCTTTGGATTCGGACTTTGGGCTGTGGTTGAGAAAAGTGGACAGGAAGTGATCGGTTATTGTGGGTTATCCTGTTTTCCTGATATCTGCGGGCAGAAAGAAGTTGAAGTCGGCTACCGGTTAGCACGTTCTAGATGGGGATTTGGTTTCGCGACTGAGGCCGCCTTAGCAGTTCGTGAATATGGATTCAATGTAGTCGGTCTAGAAAGGCTCATTGCTTTAGTCGATCCAGATAATACGGCTTCGATTCGGGTGGCTAGGAAGATTGGTATGGAATTCGAAAAAGAGGCTTTTTTAGAAGGATATGACTATCCTGATCATGTCTACTCGATCGAAAAACAGCCGGGGGATAAGGAGCGGAACCGCGTAATCGCTTCAAGGGGCGAGTGA
- a CDS encoding phytanoyl-CoA dioxygenase family protein, whose translation MNDFHSQGFEIVREVFTKDEVEAMREEADRLSKNEGSACVRHIRSKSKEFNQLAKSVRLQNLLSKGLSPVRSILFDKTPQENWPVTWHQDLTITVEEKCEIKGYGPWSTKDGSVHVQPPVEVLERMMTIRIHLDDTPQKNGALRVIPESHKRGKIESREVLSHVNASEAICACGAGDVLLMSPLILHSSKRSESPKRRRILHFEYARLNSLDDRLSWHEPSQSEPVASGQHR comes from the coding sequence ATGAACGACTTCCATTCACAAGGGTTTGAGATCGTCCGTGAGGTTTTCACCAAGGACGAAGTGGAAGCCATGCGGGAAGAGGCAGATCGGCTTTCGAAGAACGAAGGTTCGGCTTGCGTTCGGCACATTCGGAGCAAATCGAAGGAATTCAACCAACTGGCGAAATCAGTGCGGCTTCAGAATCTCCTCTCCAAAGGACTATCACCTGTAAGGAGTATCCTCTTTGACAAGACTCCACAGGAGAATTGGCCAGTTACTTGGCATCAGGACCTCACGATCACGGTCGAAGAAAAATGCGAAATTAAAGGATATGGCCCTTGGTCGACCAAAGATGGTTCTGTCCATGTCCAACCGCCTGTTGAAGTTCTCGAAAGAATGATGACGATCAGAATTCACCTAGACGACACACCACAGAAAAACGGAGCGCTTAGAGTCATCCCTGAGTCCCACAAGAGAGGAAAGATAGAATCGCGAGAGGTTCTCTCACATGTGAACGCTTCAGAAGCGATATGTGCATGTGGCGCAGGCGACGTTCTGTTAATGTCTCCTTTGATCCTTCACTCATCTAAGAGATCTGAATCACCCAAACGAAGAAGGATTCTGCATTTCGAATATGCACGACTAAACAGCCTAGACGATAGGTTGTCTTGGCATGAACCCTCACAAAGCGAACCAGTCGCTTCGGGACAACATCGTTAA
- a CDS encoding SAM-dependent methyltransferase — MPLSLEKVVPWGRSLDEYRLMFSLSDSDLRKRIVGCGDGPASFNAEMSEIGNRVVSFDPLYRFSGEEIAARFEESVDLVINQVRASLDSWTWAYHRDPENLLLNRRRALRLFLNDFEKGKREERYELKELPTVEYADREFDLALCSHFLFLYSDHFSYEFHLSSILEMCRIAEEVRIFPVLTLKQGKSKYLEGIIDYLRGSGMSAEVRRVDYELQLNGNEALFIRQFD, encoded by the coding sequence ATGCCATTATCACTTGAAAAAGTCGTTCCCTGGGGAAGATCACTGGATGAATATCGGCTGATGTTTTCTCTCTCAGATAGTGACTTGAGGAAAAGGATTGTTGGATGTGGAGATGGCCCGGCTAGCTTCAATGCTGAAATGAGTGAAATCGGGAACCGCGTTGTTTCTTTCGATCCATTATATCGCTTCTCGGGCGAGGAAATCGCTGCCCGTTTTGAAGAAAGCGTCGATCTTGTAATCAACCAAGTGAGGGCAAGTCTGGATTCCTGGACGTGGGCCTATCATCGCGACCCAGAGAATCTCCTTCTCAATCGGCGCAGAGCCTTGAGGCTGTTCCTAAATGACTTTGAAAAAGGCAAAAGAGAGGAAAGATATGAGCTGAAAGAGCTACCAACAGTAGAATACGCTGATCGAGAGTTCGATTTGGCTCTTTGTTCCCACTTCCTGTTCCTCTATTCTGATCATTTTTCCTACGAGTTTCACCTGTCATCGATACTTGAAATGTGCAGGATTGCGGAAGAAGTCAGAATTTTCCCTGTCCTCACATTGAAGCAGGGTAAATCCAAATACCTGGAGGGTATAATCGACTACCTACGGGGCTCAGGCATGTCAGCTGAGGTCAGGCGGGTTGACTACGAGCTACAGTTAAATGGTAATGAGGCTCTTTTTATCAGACAATTCGATTGA
- a CDS encoding GNAT family N-acetyltransferase, whose amino-acid sequence MKRFPTIQTTRLTLRGFRIEEASRVQKLAGNPAVAKTTQHIPHPYLDGMAERWISTHLKQFYHQEGITFAIEERESGELIGAIGLEFNASQKRGTLGYWIGTQFWGKGFCTEAAKAVIEYGFTEMNCHKIEANHMKENRASGRVMEKCGMKHEGSLADHTLKSGRFHTTEFYGITKSQQGSGGNFG is encoded by the coding sequence ATGAAGCGTTTTCCTACAATACAGACTACGCGTCTAACCCTTCGGGGGTTCAGAATCGAAGAGGCTAGCCGGGTGCAGAAGCTCGCTGGGAATCCAGCGGTAGCCAAGACTACGCAACACATTCCACACCCGTATTTGGACGGGATGGCGGAACGGTGGATTTCGACACACTTGAAGCAGTTTTACCACCAAGAGGGAATTACATTTGCGATAGAGGAAAGAGAAAGCGGTGAGCTTATTGGTGCGATTGGACTTGAATTCAATGCCTCTCAAAAAAGAGGAACGCTGGGCTATTGGATCGGAACGCAATTCTGGGGTAAAGGATTCTGCACCGAAGCAGCGAAAGCGGTTATTGAATATGGATTTACTGAGATGAACTGTCACAAGATTGAGGCAAACCATATGAAAGAGAATCGAGCCTCGGGAAGAGTGATGGAAAAGTGTGGAATGAAACACGAAGGAAGCTTAGCTGACCACACCCTTAAGAGTGGCCGATTTCACACCACTGAATTCTACGGTATAACCAAGAGCCAACAGGGTAGTGGTGGCAACTTTGGCTAG
- a CDS encoding phosphohydrolase codes for MLSWLDASGQHSDEIEFAIWFHDAIYDPLDSHNEAQSAQYFADRIGSFVGGKLTDDVERLVVATDPKRSRSGREDEDLIIDIDLSILGSEPEDYEAYQTAVRREYSSVPEAQFSAGRRSILQSFLCQRIYATEFFSQLEEQARSNIKGELEALQTGK; via the coding sequence ATGCTCTCTTGGTTGGACGCATCTGGACAGCATTCGGACGAAATAGAGTTCGCGATTTGGTTTCATGACGCCATCTACGATCCACTAGATAGCCACAACGAAGCACAGAGTGCACAATATTTTGCGGATCGAATCGGTTCATTCGTCGGAGGAAAGCTGACCGACGACGTTGAGCGCTTAGTTGTGGCAACCGATCCAAAACGCTCCAGATCAGGTAGGGAGGATGAGGATCTAATCATTGATATTGATCTGAGCATCCTTGGATCGGAGCCAGAAGATTACGAGGCCTACCAGACTGCCGTCAGACGCGAATATTCCTCCGTTCCGGAGGCACAGTTTTCCGCAGGTCGGAGATCGATCCTTCAGTCGTTTCTCTGTCAGCGCATCTACGCGACCGAATTCTTTAGTCAGCTTGAAGAACAGGCCAGGTCGAACATCAAAGGCGAACTAGAGGCCCTGCAAACCGGCAAGTAA
- a CDS encoding PEP-CTERM sorting domain-containing protein (PEP-CTERM proteins occur, often in large numbers, in the proteomes of bacteria that also encode an exosortase, a predicted intramembrane cysteine proteinase. The presence of a PEP-CTERM domain at a protein's C-terminus predicts cleavage within the sorting domain, followed by covalent anchoring to some some component of the (usually Gram-negative) cell surface. Many PEP-CTERM proteins exhibit an unusual sequence composition that includes large numbers of potential glycosylation sites. Expression of one such protein has been shown restore the ability of a bacterium to form floc, a type of biofilm.), with translation MKPSKPLLVVLTLVAASQSYANFRYGFSQSNYEVLPGEKVDVQVSLIQVEANPIDLAVDGIFSAGVQVVFGENAPSDPAVVLELSDISANPAFDDTLLGEEKSLTPGSSAYFIDSVDDIFAPLTGNEIFLGTFRFTVGNIVGEVTNLRAEDITPPPSTFTETVGGDINFSSLDEFISPGFSTITVIPEPTAYAALAGMFCAGLLLLRRRTR, from the coding sequence GTGAAACCTAGCAAACCACTTCTCGTCGTTTTGACTCTCGTTGCCGCAAGCCAATCCTACGCGAATTTTAGGTATGGCTTCAGCCAGAGTAATTATGAAGTTTTACCGGGCGAAAAGGTGGATGTGCAGGTTTCACTCATACAAGTAGAAGCCAACCCGATCGATCTAGCCGTCGATGGGATCTTCAGCGCGGGCGTTCAGGTCGTCTTTGGCGAAAACGCACCCTCTGATCCTGCAGTGGTATTGGAACTCAGCGACATTTCTGCGAATCCCGCCTTTGATGACACGCTTCTTGGTGAAGAAAAATCCCTGACTCCCGGCTCGAGTGCCTACTTCATCGACTCGGTAGACGACATCTTCGCTCCTCTGACTGGTAATGAGATTTTCCTCGGCACATTTCGCTTTACTGTCGGAAACATCGTAGGTGAGGTCACAAATTTGCGCGCTGAGGACATCACGCCGCCTCCCTCAACTTTCACGGAAACGGTGGGAGGAGACATCAACTTCAGCTCACTGGACGAATTTATATCGCCCGGCTTTTCCACAATCACTGTGATTCCTGAGCCAACAGCCTACGCCGCGCTGGCCGGAATGTTCTGTGCAGGTCTCCTGTTACTCAGACGCAGAACCAGGTAG
- a CDS encoding clan AA aspartic protease has product MRNPSLPEKEPIEAEALADTGSVYLAIPEHVCLQLELRAGGQKEVTLADGSKQMVPYVGPIETRFNNRRAYVGAIVMGDEILLGAIPMEDMDLVVIAHERRVDINPLNPDFAVALAK; this is encoded by the coding sequence TTGCGCAATCCGAGTCTACCAGAAAAAGAACCTATTGAGGCAGAGGCACTTGCGGACACAGGTTCCGTCTATCTTGCGATACCGGAGCATGTTTGCCTACAGCTTGAACTAAGAGCAGGCGGTCAAAAGGAGGTCACACTTGCCGACGGTAGCAAACAGATGGTTCCTTACGTTGGGCCTATCGAAACTAGGTTTAATAACCGTCGTGCCTATGTCGGGGCGATTGTCATGGGTGACGAGATCTTGCTTGGAGCCATTCCTATGGAAGATATGGATTTAGTTGTCATTGCTCACGAGAGGCGTGTGGATATTAATCCGCTCAATCCAGATTTCGCAGTGGCTCTTGCAAAATAG
- a CDS encoding SMI1/KNR4 family protein: MIEFHELSGPPSAQDIERLNQVFPEGIPREFRLFIEEHDGAYEPECLVDPMRIQKIPGGDLYGLQLYTIPEIFEAREIYEGRVSPDLVPVGFDSFGNQFCLGRMGLRYGKVIFWDHEDDVAGCLSIGIPTDADRIHKNEYPIADSFEVFLDLLILAE, from the coding sequence ATGATTGAATTCCACGAATTAAGTGGTCCACCATCAGCGCAGGACATAGAGAGACTTAACCAGGTTTTTCCGGAGGGAATTCCTCGAGAGTTTCGGTTATTTATAGAAGAACACGACGGTGCATACGAACCAGAGTGCTTGGTGGATCCAATGAGAATACAAAAGATCCCAGGCGGCGATCTTTATGGGCTACAGCTTTACACAATACCTGAGATATTTGAAGCAAGGGAGATCTACGAGGGTAGAGTTTCCCCAGATCTTGTTCCCGTGGGATTCGATTCTTTTGGCAACCAATTCTGCTTAGGAAGAATGGGACTACGTTACGGTAAGGTGATTTTCTGGGACCACGAGGACGACGTAGCTGGTTGCCTGAGCATTGGAATTCCCACTGATGCGGATCGCATTCACAAGAATGAGTATCCCATTGCGGATTCATTTGAGGTATTTCTCGATCTCTTAATCCTTGCGGAATAA
- a CDS encoding helix-turn-helix domain-containing protein — MSLNKNRRSGCPVACTLDILGDKWTLLIVRDLLHGATQFDELRNAPERIARNILSHRLRRLTELGMVKREPDIDDKRRFNYLLTERGESLRPIVQNIANWGLQNIDDTETFPDASGTG; from the coding sequence ATGAGTTTGAACAAAAATCGTAGATCGGGGTGCCCTGTCGCGTGCACTTTGGATATTTTGGGAGATAAGTGGACCCTGCTGATCGTGCGTGATCTTCTTCACGGGGCCACGCAATTCGACGAACTTAGAAATGCGCCAGAGCGAATCGCCCGGAACATTCTGAGTCACCGATTACGCCGGCTCACTGAGTTGGGCATGGTGAAGAGAGAGCCCGACATAGACGATAAACGAAGATTTAATTACCTCCTTACCGAACGTGGGGAGTCTCTCCGGCCGATCGTGCAAAACATTGCCAATTGGGGCCTGCAGAACATTGACGATACCGAAACATTTCCCGACGCCTCGGGAACTGGGTGA
- a CDS encoding cupin domain-containing protein yields MSDPIQIFEAGSLKGWRDFHFSIPGLPTKSKQFLKSELGLTSMEVSLNALRVGEDMPFVHKHRENEELYLFLSGSGEFQANGEVYPVKDGTCVKCSPDVRRTFRNTGEAEMLFIVIQAKDNSLLDHFTIQDGELVDELPKWSASNDSST; encoded by the coding sequence ATGAGTGATCCAATCCAGATATTTGAAGCAGGTTCTCTCAAAGGCTGGAGAGACTTTCACTTCTCCATTCCAGGTCTCCCAACAAAGTCGAAGCAATTCCTGAAGAGTGAACTTGGACTCACCAGCATGGAGGTCTCACTGAATGCCCTTCGAGTCGGCGAAGATATGCCCTTCGTTCATAAGCACAGAGAGAATGAAGAACTGTATTTGTTCTTATCGGGCTCTGGAGAATTCCAAGCAAACGGAGAGGTCTATCCCGTGAAAGACGGTACTTGCGTCAAGTGTTCGCCAGACGTTCGCAGGACTTTTCGAAACACTGGGGAAGCAGAGATGCTCTTCATCGTCATCCAAGCAAAAGACAATTCGTTGCTTGATCACTTCACGATCCAAGATGGAGAGCTGGTTGATGAACTTCCCAAATGGTCCGCTTCCAACGATTCTTCGACATAA